The following are from one region of the Amia ocellicauda isolate fAmiCal2 chromosome 1, fAmiCal2.hap1, whole genome shotgun sequence genome:
- the LOC136757747 gene encoding tripartite motif-containing protein 3-like — MSLNLLHKVVKAESAAFRYRVQIRFALDYCNEKQTLLDKIVQNSFDEKQQLAGLSLALEHLVNNASDMELLSQRQTLMQLEACAPQNQFLCTARTSGDVCTGAQMTESSRSLTPPGFWHFPSCSEENNNFSGLFRHSSSEMNLTIPSPVRQMHIQGRSHDHLVCPTGVAVTHDGFVFITDRGRQRVQVLDSSGDMLGFFRKTTETDSTELGSPAGIAISSLGYLVVIAEPHQRRVSVHARDGRRLFSLRLNWQWPFGVALNSKGQIVVTDNCENGNLYIVTVDWTNGSVLQLQTVESLKYPCFVACSKKDEIAVAINNSVRLYNTAGSLIWTSTPEQGNNCALICPKGIAIDKNSNLIVSDYSSGKVVLLSSEGRWLMNIVSSGLKGPQGLALSPNGLLVIADSQNHTIQMHSYQPASNAATSI, encoded by the coding sequence ATGTCTCTAAACCTTCTTCACAAGGTTGTGAAAGCTGAGTCAGCAGCATTTAGATACAGAGTGCAGATTCGCTTTGCCTTGGACTATTGCAATGAAAAGCAAACGCTCCTGGATAAGATTGTGCAAAATTCTTTTGATGAGAAGCAGCAACTTGCTGGGCTTTCACTGGCCCTGGAGCACCTCGTAAATAATGCATCTGATATGGAACTGTTGTCTCAGAGGCAAACACTGATGCAACTGGAGGCATGCGCCCCCCAAAACCAGTTTCTCTGCACTGCAAGAACATCAGGAGACGTGTGCACTGGAGCTCAGATGACAGAGAGCTCAAGGTCTCTCACACCTCCAGGATTCTGGCACTTTCCAAGCTGTTCAGAGGAAAACAATAACTTCTCCGGACTCTTCAGGCACAGCAGCTCAGAAATGAATTTAACCATTCCAAGCCCTGTCAGGCAGATGCACATTCAAGGAAGAAGCCATGACCATTTGGTCTGTCCCACTGGGGTTGCAGTAACTCATGATGGCTTTGTGTTCATTACTGATCGTGGCAGGCAAAGGGTTCAGGTACTGGACTCTTCTGGTGATATGCTGGGCTTTTTCAGAAAGACAACAGAGACTGATTCCACTGAACTTGGATCCCCTGCAGGGATTGCAATATCCAGCCTAGGATATTTAGTGGTGATTGCAGAACCACATCAGAGAAGAGTTTCTGTTCATGCCAGGGATGGGAGAAGGCTTTTCTCTCTAAGGCTGAACTGGCAGTGGCCTTTTGGTGTTGCTTTAAACTCAAAAGGGCAAATAGTAGTTACAGACAATTGTGAAAATGGGAATCTCTACATTGTGACTGTGGACTGGACCAATGGAAGTGTGTTACAGTTACAGACAGTAGAAAGTCTAAAATACCCATGTTTTGTGGCTTGCAGTAAAAAAGATGAAATTGCTGTTGCAATAAATAACTCTGTAAGGCTGTATAACACTGCTGGGTCCCTAATTTGGACCAGTACTCCCGAACAAGGAAATAACTGTGCTTTAATTTGCCCAAAGGGCATTGCAATTGACAAAAACAGCAATTTAATTGTTTCAGATTATAGCTCTGGCAAAGTTGTCCTTCTCAGCAGTGAAGGGAGGTGGTTGATGAATATAGTTTCATCAGGACTTAAGGGACCTCAGGGGCTGGCATTAAGCCCTAATGGGCTGCTTGTGATAGCTGACAGTCAAAACCACACCATACAAATGCATTCTTACCAGCCTGCAAGCAACGCAGCAACAAGTATTTAg